GCAGGCCCCCTCTTGGGTCAAGCCGCACTCGATATCCTCGAAGTCGCGCTTGCGCTCACAGGCCTCCCGCTCGGTGGTATCGATGCGCCCGTGGGGGGGCGAGTTGTTCAGCTTGGGGCTGGGAATCTCCACGTCCACGGTAATCTCGTGGCGGAAGCCCAGATGCTCGTCGATGTTGGCGGCTGCCACCTTGCCGGCGGCAATGGCCCGGATGGCAGTGGCAGGGCCGGTAACGCAGTCGCCGCCGGCGAACACGCTGTCCATATCCCGCACCTGCCCCGACAGGCCCGCCACAAAGGCACCCCGCTGGATGGGGACGCCGGCCTGATCGAAGCCCTGGATCTCGACGCCCTGTCCAATGGCCACCACGATGACATCCGCCGGGATGCGGACCTCCTCCAGCGCCGCCTTGCCGGGACGGGGACGCCCTGCCTTGTCCACCTCCCCGATGATCTGGGGCTGGACCCACAGGGCCTTGGCGGCGCCGTCCTCATCGGCCTCGATGCGGACGGGAGCGGCCAGCGTCATCAGCTCGGCTCCCTCCGCCAGCGCACCGGTGATCTCGTCCGGCAGCGCCGTCATGTCCGCCTGACGGCGGCGATAGACGCAGGTGACCTTGTCGGCCCCCAGTCGGATGGAGCTGCGGGTGACGTCCATGGCCACGTTGCCGCCGCCGATGACCACCACCTGCTTGCCGGTGAAATCCGGCATCTCGTTGTCGCCGATGGCACGCAGCATCTCCACGGCGGAGATGACGTTCTTACTGTTCTCGCCGGGGATGCCGGTCTTTTTATCCTGATGAGCGCCGATGGCGATGTAGATGCAGTCATACTCCTGCTCCAGCTTCTCCAGCCAGATATCCCGGCCCACGGTGACGCCGGTATGTACCTCAATGCCAAGAGACAGAATGGATTCGATCTCGGCGTCCAGCTTCTCACGGGGGAAGCGGTAGCTGGGGATGCCGTAGCGCAGCATACCGCCCAGCTGCTCCCGCTCCTCGTACACCGTGACCCCGTGACCCATAAGGGCCAAGTAGTAGGCGCAGCTGAGACCGCTGGGGCCTCCGCCGATGATGGCCACCTTCTTGCCGGTGGCGGGAGCGCACTCCGGCTGGGGTACCACCCCGGCGTGGTCCACGGCATAGCGCTTCAGGCCACGGATATTGATGGCATCGTCCACCATATTCCGGCGGCAGCGGGCCTCGCAGGGATGCTCGCAGATATAGGCGCAGGCCGTGGGGAAGGGATTGTCCTTGCGGATCAGGCGCACTGCATCAGCGCAGCGACCCTCCCCTACCAGCGCCATGTAGCCGGGGATATCCACGCCGGCGGGACACAGTGCCACACAGGGAACGGGATTTTGCAGGCCCGCCAGACAGCGGTTGTGCTTCACGTGCTCCTCGTAGTCATCCCGGAAGCCCTCCAGCCCCTCCACCACCAGACGGGCGGCGTCACGGCCGATGGCACAGTCGGCGGTGTTGACGATACTGCGGGCGGTCTTTTCGATGATGGCAATGGTCTCCATGGTAGCCTCGCCGTCCAGCACCTGATTGATCAGCAGCGTCAGCTGCCCCAGCCCGATCCGGCAGGGGACACATTTGCCGCAGGTCTGTGCATGGCACAGCTGCAGAAACGACAGGGACATATCCACCGGACACAGGCCCGGAGGGCTGGCGGCAATGCGCCGCTCCATATCCCGGTAAAGCCCTTCCACCACGGTCTGGGCCCGGCTGGGTGTCTTGATATCCAGTCTGCTCAAAGCAGGACACTCCTTTCGTCGGCACGGAGAATAGCGCCCCATTCTCCGGCGCATATGATTGAATTATGTTAAGAATGACATAATTCACAGCCAAAGTCAATGGGATAAAATCTTTTGTTGCAGTGAAAAATTATCATTAGTTTTCTGAAAAAGTCACGAAAGTGTATACAATTCCGCAAGAATTGTGAGATTTTTCCATGGAACATGGCTTTTCACCTCATGGGGGCCGGGCGTCCTGCCCTCCTGCGGCGATGTTTTTTGTGCAAAAATTTTCGTCCCACGCAGTCCCCTCCCCTCTCCGGCGGGGGCATCGGGCCGGACTTGACAGGGACAGTCCGGGGGAATATAATTTGAATACTTATGGCCATTTGCGATACGGCTATTTCCTATTATAATATTTACGGAATGTGCAAAGGACAAGTGACATGAACTTTCGTTTGATACTGAACATCATGGGCTATACCCTCTGGGTGGAAGCCGGGTGCCTGCTGCTGCCGCTGCTGGTGTCCGCAGGCTATGGTGAGGCCTGCTGGGAGCCGTTTTTGTGGACGCTGGGGCTGTGCAGCCTGTGCGGGCTGATCCTCACCCGCATCCCGGCCCGGAAGAACCGTCTGCAGGGCCGGGACGGCTATGCGGTGGTGGCCATGGCGTGGATCGTGCTGTGCCTGTTCGGGGCGGTGCCTTACGTCCTCAGCGGGGCTGTCCCCCACTATGCTGATGCCCTGTTCGAGACGGCCTCTGGCCTCACCACCACCGGAGCCACCATCCTGACGGATGTGGAGGCCATGCCAAGGGGTATCCTCTTCTGGCGGGCGCTGACCCAGTGGATGGGCGGCATGGGTGTGCTGGTGCTGTTTCTGGCCCTGATGCCCCGGACGGGGGCGGGGGCCGTACACCTGATGCGGGCCGAAAGCCCCGGTCCCATCAAGAGCAAACTGCTGCCCCATGTCAGTGACACCGCCAAGGTGCTCTATGGCATCTACATTGGTCTGACGGCGGCAGAGATCGTGGCCCTGTGTCTGGCAGGCATGGACTTTTACGAGGCTGTGCTCCACTCCTTTTCCACCATCTCCACCGGTGGCTTCTCCACCCGCAACGCCAGCATTGCCGCCTTCGGCTCCCCGGCCATCACATGGATCGTGGCCATCTTCATGTTCCTGTCGGGCATCAACTTCTCTTTGATCTTCATCTCCCTGCGGGGACACATCCGGGCGGCGCTGCACAGCGAGGAGCTGCGGCTGTATACCCTGCTGACGCTGGGATCCATCGGCCTTATCGCCGCCAGTCTCATGGTGCAGCAGAGCGTTCCGCTGGGTCGGGCGCTGAAGGATTCCGTCTTCAACGCCGTGTCCACCGTGACCACCACCGGCTTCGCCACGGCGGACTTTGCCCAGTGGCCGGTCTTTGGTCAGATGCTGCTGGTGATCCTCATGTTCACCGGCGCCTGCGCCGGGTCTACCTCCGGCGGCATCAAGGTCTCCCGCATCCTGCTGCTGGGAAAGCTGCTGCACCGGGAGATCAAAAAGATCCTGCACCCCAAGCATATCTCCGTCATCACCGTGGACGGACAGCTGGTGGAGGACCGGGTGGTCTCCTCGGCGGCGGCCTACATGGTGGCGTATATGATCCTGCTGCTGGGTGGGGCCACCCTTCTGGCTTGGGACAACCTGGGCTTTACGGAGTCCTTTACCGCCGTGCTGACGTGTCTCGGCAACGTGGGACCGGGGCTGGGCCGTCTGGGCCCGGCGGGGAATTTCAGCCCCTTCTCCGGGTTCAGCAAGGTGGTCATGTCGCTGCTGATGCTGCTGGGGCGGCTGGAGCTGATGCCCATTCTGGTGATGCTCTCCCCACGGATGTGGCGGGAGCGGTAATAGCGCTGCCCGAAAATCTAAGGATCTTTCAAGCGTCGATCTTGGCAAGCAAAAAACAGCCTGCCGGTGTTACCGGCAGGCTGTTTTCCGTTAAAAGACGGTTGATACGTTCTTACTTGGAGCGCAGAGCCTTGCGGATCAGGGGGGCGATGGTCACGGCCAGCACGCCGCCGATGGCGGCAGTCACCAGCTGGGGCCAAGAGAAGCTGGCAGAGATTGCCGCCACCTGCTTTTCCGCTAGTCCCAGTGTAGGCAGCACCAGCTTCACGATCAGCAGCCACAGGGCCAGAAACTTGGTCACGGCTCCTACAGCCACGGCCAGATAGCTACGTGCGGCGATCTTGTCACGGCTTGCCAGAAGGTGCAGGATAACCACCAGCACCATGTTGCCGACGGCCACCATGGGGACAATGGGCAGAAACGCCGGGCCGATGCCCAGCAGAAAAGCGAAGAAGGGACTCACCAGCGCCACCGTCAGGCCGCACCACAGGCCACCCACCAGCACCGATACCCCCAGCACCAGATTCACGCAGGAGCCGGTGACGAACTGTCCCAAGGGTTTGGTGGCCCACTGCAGCGCCACCAGCAGGGCGATCATCACGGCGGTCTCCGTGATCCAGAGTGTTTTCTTGTTCATGGGTTTATACCTCCAGAAGTTTTTCCCTATTTTACCACACTATCGCTGGGCTTACGTTGCCCGTGCAACGAAAGGAGCCGTCTATGCAGCCGGACATCCCTCTGTTACAACAAACCATTCTCTTCTCCGGCATCGAGGCGGAGGAGCTGCGGCATCTGCTGACGTGCCTTGGCGGCTCCGTGCGCCGCTATGGCCGGGGGGAGTTCCTCTGGCACGCCGGGGACACGGTCCTGCAGGCGGGCATCGTCCTACAGGGGGCCGTGGACGCCGTACAGTACCGGGAGGACGGGGCCATGCAGCTGGTGGCCCGCCACACCGCCGGGGGCGTGTTCGGGGAAATGCTCATGGCAGCAGGCGAGGCAAGCCCGGTATCGGTGCTCTCCCCGGAGGGGGCGGAGGTGCTGTTTTTGCCGCTGGAGCGGATCATGGAGGGCTGTGAGCGCCACTGTGAGGGCCATGCCCGGCTGCGAATGAATCTGCTGCGGGAATCGGCCCAGAAGTTCTGGCAGATGCGGCACCGGGTCACCTATCTCTCCGAGCCAAGCCTGCGGCGGCGGGTGCTGCTGTATTTGCAAGACTGCCGCAGCCGTCAGGGATCCGACTGCTTCCGGCTCTCCCTGTCCCGAGAGGAGATGGCGGCGTATCTGGCGGTGAACCGCAGCGCCCTGTCCCGTGAGCTGAGCAGGCTCCAGCAGGAGGGGCTCATCGAGTTCTACCGCAATTCCTTCCGGCTGCACTTTTCCCCGGAGCAGCTGTCGGTGACGGAAATGTAATGGATTTTTCGCCAGACGTCTGGTATACTTCTCCTCAACAAGGAGGGATGACGGATGGAAAAGCGATACTCCGGCCGCAGACGGCGGCGCTTTCGGTGGCTGTGGCTGCTGATGATCCCGGTACTGGCGGCAGCGGGATATACCCTGTGGCGCTTCGGACCGCAGCGGTCCTACACCGCCCAGCAGCTGGGACTGACGGACCTGCAAAGCCCCAACGACGCCGACGGCGACGGCGTGGACGACTGGACGGATGTGGTGCTGGGCGCACGGGCCTACATCGCCACGGATCCCCACTATCAGAGCAAATACTACGCCGGAGGCTATCCCGATGACGGACTGGGGGTCTGCACCGACGTCATCTGGCAGGCCCTTCAGGCGGCAGGCTATGACCTGAAGGCGCTGGTGGATGCGGACATCGCCGCCTGTCCGGAGGCGTATCCCCACATCACCACCCCCGACTCCAATATCGACTTCCGCCGGGTCAACACCTTGGATACCTTCTTCCGCCGCCATGCGCAGGTGCTGACCTGCGGCCTGTCGGATGGGCAGCAGTGGCAGCCGGGGGACATCGTGGTGTTCGGTGACCGGGCCCATATCGGGCTGTGCTCGGATCGGCGGAACCGGCAGGGTATCCCCTTCCTGATCCACCACGGAAACCCCATCGACGAGGCGGTGGAGCGCAACGACATCCCCCGCATGACGGTGACAGGACATTTCCGCTGGCTGGGCTGACGGGAAAAAAACAAAACGGTGACAAAAAAGACATTGCGGAGCGAAATTTTCCGTCAGATTTTTTCGCTCTGTAATGTCTTTGTCATTGCTTTTAGAAAAAATTGTGGTATACTATGTTATGTATCCCTCGTGAAAAGCCGAGGGTATCCTTATGTTAAAACGCTTCCGGCCGCGGCCGTATGAAGCTTACCGTCTCCGGGCAAGCTACCCTTGTCCCGGCTATATGTAAAAAGAGAGGATGCCTGTTTTGAACAAGTATATCATTCACGGTGGCCGTCCCCTGTTTGGTGAGGTCACGATCAGCGGTGCCAAGAACGCCGCCGTTGCCATCATCCCTGCCGCCCTGCTGGTGGACGGCGTATGCCGCATCGAGAACATCCCCCAAATCAGCGACGTGACCCTGTTTTTCTCCATTCTGGATGAGCTGGGCGCACGGGTGCGGGTGCTGAATCAGCACGCCGTGGAGATCGACTGCCGCACCGTCCGCAGCACCCATCCCTCCTATGATATGGCACGGCGCATCCGGGCGTCCTACTATCTGCTGGGGGCGCTGCTGGGCCGCTTCGGCGAGGCCACCGTGGCCATGCCCGGCGGCTGCAACTTCGGCGTGCGGCCCATTGACCAGCACGTCAAGGGCTTCCGGGCCATGGGCGCCGAGGTGACGGAGGGCAACTTCGTCCATGCCGCAGCCAGAGGCGGCCGGCTCACCGGCGCCAACGTCTACATGGACGTGGTGTCCGTGGGTGCTACCATGAACATCATGATGGCCGCCGTGCTGGCCGACGGCACCACCACCATCGAAAACGCCGCCAAGGAGCCACACATCGTGGATCTGGCCAACTTCCTCAACTCCATGGGCGCCGACATCAAGGGTGCCGGTACGGACTCCATCCGCATCAAGGGCGTGGAGCGCCTCAGCGGCGGCACCTACTGCATCATCCCCGACCAGATCGAGGCGGGGACCTATATGGCCGCTGTGGCCGCCACAGGCGGACAGCTGCTGATCCGCAACATCATTCCCAAGCACATGGACTGCATCTCCGCCAAGCTCATGGAAATGGGCGTCACGGTGGAGGAGCAGGACGACACCATGCTCATCCGCCGCAGCGGGCCGCTGCAGCGGGCCAACGTCAAGACCCTCCCCTACCCCGGCTTCCCCACGGATATGCAGCCCCAGATCACGGTGGCGCTGTGTCTGGCCCAAGGCACCAGTCTGGTGACGGAGGGCGTATGGAACAACCGCTTCAAGTATGTGGAGGAACTGCGGCGTATGGGCGCTCAGATCCAGGTGGACGGCCGGGTGGCCGTGGTGGAGGGCGTCACACAACTCACCGGTGCGCCGGTGCAGGCCTGTGATCTACGGGCCGGTGCGGCTCTGGTCATCGCCGGTCTGGCCGCTCAGGGCGAAACGGAGCTGACGCAGGTACAGTATATCGAGCGTGGCTACGAGGATCTGGTGGGCAAGCTCCGCCAGTTGGGCGCCGATATCCGGGTGGAGGAGATTCCGGAGCCGGAGGAGACCGAGGCTCACATCTGCTGATAGGACATAATCTTTCCGCCGCAGGCTGTTGGCAGTCTGCGGCGGTAGTCGGTTTATTGCGAGGAAAGACACATTGATGACCATACATACACTGGCCAGCGGCTCCGAAGGGAACTGCCTGCTGCTGTCGGACGGGGGCGTGCATCTGCTGCTGGACGCCGGAATTTCCACACGCCGCATCAAGGCGGGGCTTTTGCAGCTGGGGCTGACCATGGCGGACGTGGACGGCGTACTCATCACCCATGAGCATTCGGATCACGTCAGCGGCCTGCAAACCATGGTAAAGCACCACCGCATCCCCATTTACACAAGTCCCGGCACCGCCCGGCAGCTGGCCTACCGCATCGCCGGCATCGAGTCCCTGCTGCGTCCGGTGGAGCCGGGGACGGTGTTTTCCGTGGGAGACTGCCGGGTGACGGTATTCCGCACCTCCCATGACGCCGCCCAGAGCGTGGACTATCGGGTGGACGGCAGCGCCGCCGTGGGTTTTCTCACGGATACGGGCTATGTGACCCCGGAGGCGGAAGCCGCTCTGGCGGGGGTAGATACGCTGGTGCTGGAGAGCAACCACGACGTGGAGTGGCTCCGCAGCGGGCCGTATCCCTATTCCCTGAAGGCCCGCATCCTGGGAGACGAGGGGCATCTGTCCAACGATGCAGCGGCGGAGTTCGCCGCCCGGATGGCCCGGTGCGGCACACGGTGCATCGTTCTGGCCCACCTGAGCCGGGAGAACAACACCCCCCAGCGGGCATGGGACACGGTGCAGCGACGCCTGAATACGGTGGAGGCGGAGGTACTGCTGGAGGTGGCTCCCCGCAGCGAGGTCAGTCCCCCCTACGGGATGGAGGTACCGGTATGCAGCGAGTGACGGTTCTGTGCGTAGGCAAGCTGAAGGAGAAATTCTATCTGGAGGCGGCGGCGGAGTACGTCAAGCGGTTCCAGCGCTTCTGCAAGCTGGAGCTGGTGGAGCTGCCGGAGAGCCGTCTGCCGGAGTCTCCCTCCCCGGCGGAGGTACAGCGGGCGCTGGCGGCGGAGGCGGCAGCCATCCGGGAAAGGCTCCCCAAGGGTGGGGCAGTCATCGCCCTGTGCATCGAGGGAAAGCCCTGCTCCAGCGTGGAGCTGAGCCGTCGGATGGAGGAACTGGCCGTGGCCGGTAAGACGCAGCTGACCTTCCTCATCGGCGGCAGCGTGGGGCTGGACGAGAGCCTGAAACGGCAGGCGGACTGGCGGCTGTCCATGTCCCCCATGACCTTCCCCCACCATCTGGCCCGGATCATGCTGCTGGAGCAGATCTATCGGGCGTATCAAATCTCCGCCGGAACAAAATATCACAAATGAAACACTTCCCTTTTAAGAAAATTCGTGATATAATACAAGGACATATATAAAGGAGGCCTATCCATGGAACTGAGTTACTGGGGTATCTCCCCCAATATCCCCGCTTGGCCCACTGACGAAAACGGTGAGCGGGAGCAGGCAGTCCTGCTTGCCCACACCTTCGATTCCCCTGCCGACGCAGACGTGACCATCTCCCTGCTGACGGCTTACGGGATCCCATGTTTCAAATACTACGACAAGGAGGGCGGCGCCGGAAAGGTCATCAACGGCTTCTCCGGCTTCGGCGTGGGATTGTACGTCCCGGCCTCCATGGCGGAGGACGCCCAGAATCTGCTGGCCTCCATGCCCATGCCCAACGAGGCAGACGAGTAAACCGAAAGGAGCATCCATCATGTCTTATATGCAGGAATATGAAAAGTGGCTGGCATCCCCTGCCCTGAGCGAGCAGGAGCACGCCGAGCTGGAGAGCATCCGGGACGATGAGAAGGAGATCCGGGAGCGGTTCTATGGGCCGCTGGAATTCGGTACCGCCGGTCTGCGTGGCACCATGAAGGTGGGCCTGCACCAGATGAACATCCACGTCATCCGCTGGGCCACTCAGGGCTTTGCCAACGTCATCTGCGCTGAGGGCGAGGAGGCCAAGGGCCGGGGCGTGGCCCTGTGCATGGACTGCCGCAACCACTCTATGGAGTTTGCCAGAGCCGCCGCAGAGGTCTGCGCCGCCAACGGCATCCATGTGCGTATCTTCGAGTCGCTGCGGCCCACGCCGGAGCTGAGCTTCGCCGTGCGGGAATACGACTGTCAGGCGGGCATCAATGTCACCGCCAGCCACAATCCCAAGGAGTATAACGGCTATAAGGTCTACTGGTCTGACGGCGCCCAGCTGCCGCCCCAGCACGCTGCCGCCATTGCCCGTGAGCTGGAGCAGATCGACATTTTCACCGGCATCCGCCGGATGGAGTTTGACGATGCCAAGGCCCAGGGCCTCATCGAGATCATGGGTGCCGAGACGGACGAACGGTTCATGTCCCACGTCATGGCCATGGTCAACGACCGGGAGTCCATGGCCAAGGTGGCCGATACCTTCCATATGGTCTATACCCCCTTCCACGGCTGCGGCTGGAAGCTGGTACCGGAGGCGCTGCGGGGTCTGGGCGTGAAGCATCTGCACTGCGTTCCGGAGCAGATGGTGCTGGACGGCAACTTCCCCACGGTGGTCTCCCCCAATCCGGAGAACCCGGAGGGCTTCTATCTGGCCATCCAGCTGGCGGACAAGGTGGGCGCCGACTTCATTCTGGGCACCGACCCGGACAGCGACCGGGTGGGCATCATGGTTCGCAGCCGGGACGGCTCCTTCATCCCCGTCACCGGCAACCAGACGGGCGTTCTGATGCTGGATTACCTCATCGGGGCCATGCGCCGGGCAGGCAAGCTGCCGGAGCATCCCTACTTCCTCAAGACCATCGTCACCACGGAGATGGCCCGGAAGGTGGCCGAGGCCAACGGCGTTACCTGCTGCGATACCTTCACCGGCTTCAAGTTCATGGCGGAGAAGAAGAACCAGCTGGAATCCCAAGGGTTGGGCCATGTGATCATGAGCTACGAGGAGAGTTACGGTTATATGCTGGGCGACTATGTCCGGGATAAGGACGCCGTTACCGCCTCCCTGATCCTGACGGAGATGGCGGCGTGGTATGCCGTGCAGGGCATGACCCTGTTCGATGCGCTGGAGGCCCTGTACCGGAAGTACGGCTTCTACGGCGAAAAGACCCATAATCTGGTGATGCCGGGTCTGGACGGGCTGGAGAAGATGGCGGCACTGATGAAGTCCCTGCGGGCCGCTCCCCCCACCCACATCGCCGGGGTAGAGGTGCTGCGCCGCAAGGACTACACCGACGGCAGCGTCATCGACTGCCGCACCGGCGAAAAGACCGCTATGGAACTCTCCGGCAGCAATGTGCTGCGGTATGAGCTGGCGGACGGCACTACCATTCTGGTGCGGCCCTCCGGCACGGAGCCTAAGATCAAGGTCTACATTCTCACCATCGGCA
The genomic region above belongs to Vescimonas coprocola and contains:
- a CDS encoding MBL fold metallo-hydrolase; the encoded protein is MTIHTLASGSEGNCLLLSDGGVHLLLDAGISTRRIKAGLLQLGLTMADVDGVLITHEHSDHVSGLQTMVKHHRIPIYTSPGTARQLAYRIAGIESLLRPVEPGTVFSVGDCRVTVFRTSHDAAQSVDYRVDGSAAVGFLTDTGYVTPEAEAALAGVDTLVLESNHDVEWLRSGPYPYSLKARILGDEGHLSNDAAAEFAARMARCGTRCIVLAHLSRENNTPQRAWDTVQRRLNTVEAEVLLEVAPRSEVSPPYGMEVPVCSE
- the rlmH gene encoding 23S rRNA (pseudouridine(1915)-N(3))-methyltransferase RlmH; the protein is MQRVTVLCVGKLKEKFYLEAAAEYVKRFQRFCKLELVELPESRLPESPSPAEVQRALAAEAAAIRERLPKGGAVIALCIEGKPCSSVELSRRMEELAVAGKTQLTFLIGGSVGLDESLKRQADWRLSMSPMTFPHHLARIMLLEQIYRAYQISAGTKYHK
- a CDS encoding ECF transporter S component produces the protein MNKKTLWITETAVMIALLVALQWATKPLGQFVTGSCVNLVLGVSVLVGGLWCGLTVALVSPFFAFLLGIGPAFLPIVPMVAVGNMVLVVILHLLASRDKIAARSYLAVAVGAVTKFLALWLLIVKLVLPTLGLAEKQVAAISASFSWPQLVTAAIGGVLAVTIAPLIRKALRSK
- a CDS encoding UDP-N-acetylglucosamine 1-carboxyvinyltransferase, whose protein sequence is MNKYIIHGGRPLFGEVTISGAKNAAVAIIPAALLVDGVCRIENIPQISDVTLFFSILDELGARVRVLNQHAVEIDCRTVRSTHPSYDMARRIRASYYLLGALLGRFGEATVAMPGGCNFGVRPIDQHVKGFRAMGAEVTEGNFVHAAARGGRLTGANVYMDVVSVGATMNIMMAAVLADGTTTIENAAKEPHIVDLANFLNSMGADIKGAGTDSIRIKGVERLSGGTYCIIPDQIEAGTYMAAVAATGGQLLIRNIIPKHMDCISAKLMEMGVTVEEQDDTMLIRRSGPLQRANVKTLPYPGFPTDMQPQITVALCLAQGTSLVTEGVWNNRFKYVEELRRMGAQIQVDGRVAVVEGVTQLTGAPVQACDLRAGAALVIAGLAAQGETELTQVQYIERGYEDLVGKLRQLGADIRVEEIPEPEETEAHIC
- a CDS encoding NAD(P)-binding protein, which codes for MSRLDIKTPSRAQTVVEGLYRDMERRIAASPPGLCPVDMSLSFLQLCHAQTCGKCVPCRIGLGQLTLLINQVLDGEATMETIAIIEKTARSIVNTADCAIGRDAARLVVEGLEGFRDDYEEHVKHNRCLAGLQNPVPCVALCPAGVDIPGYMALVGEGRCADAVRLIRKDNPFPTACAYICEHPCEARCRRNMVDDAINIRGLKRYAVDHAGVVPQPECAPATGKKVAIIGGGPSGLSCAYYLALMGHGVTVYEEREQLGGMLRYGIPSYRFPREKLDAEIESILSLGIEVHTGVTVGRDIWLEKLEQEYDCIYIAIGAHQDKKTGIPGENSKNVISAVEMLRAIGDNEMPDFTGKQVVVIGGGNVAMDVTRSSIRLGADKVTCVYRRRQADMTALPDEITGALAEGAELMTLAAPVRIEADEDGAAKALWVQPQIIGEVDKAGRPRPGKAALEEVRIPADVIVVAIGQGVEIQGFDQAGVPIQRGAFVAGLSGQVRDMDSVFAGGDCVTGPATAIRAIAAGKVAAANIDEHLGFRHEITVDVEIPSPKLNNSPPHGRIDTTEREACERKRDFEDIECGLTQEGACAEAGRCLRCDHFGYGIFRGGRNEKW
- a CDS encoding phospho-sugar mutase, whose translation is MSYMQEYEKWLASPALSEQEHAELESIRDDEKEIRERFYGPLEFGTAGLRGTMKVGLHQMNIHVIRWATQGFANVICAEGEEAKGRGVALCMDCRNHSMEFARAAAEVCAANGIHVRIFESLRPTPELSFAVREYDCQAGINVTASHNPKEYNGYKVYWSDGAQLPPQHAAAIARELEQIDIFTGIRRMEFDDAKAQGLIEIMGAETDERFMSHVMAMVNDRESMAKVADTFHMVYTPFHGCGWKLVPEALRGLGVKHLHCVPEQMVLDGNFPTVVSPNPENPEGFYLAIQLADKVGADFILGTDPDSDRVGIMVRSRDGSFIPVTGNQTGVLMLDYLIGAMRRAGKLPEHPYFLKTIVTTEMARKVAEANGVTCCDTFTGFKFMAEKKNQLESQGLGHVIMSYEESYGYMLGDYVRDKDAVTASLILTEMAAWYAVQGMTLFDALEALYRKYGFYGEKTHNLVMPGLDGLEKMAALMKSLRAAPPTHIAGVEVLRRKDYTDGSVIDCRTGEKTAMELSGSNVLRYELADGTTILVRPSGTEPKIKVYILTIGKDETGRDENLAKYSQWVATLTK
- a CDS encoding Crp/Fnr family transcriptional regulator, coding for MQPDIPLLQQTILFSGIEAEELRHLLTCLGGSVRRYGRGEFLWHAGDTVLQAGIVLQGAVDAVQYREDGAMQLVARHTAGGVFGEMLMAAGEASPVSVLSPEGAEVLFLPLERIMEGCERHCEGHARLRMNLLRESAQKFWQMRHRVTYLSEPSLRRRVLLYLQDCRSRQGSDCFRLSLSREEMAAYLAVNRSALSRELSRLQQEGLIEFYRNSFRLHFSPEQLSVTEM
- a CDS encoding TrkH family potassium uptake protein, whose product is MNFRLILNIMGYTLWVEAGCLLLPLLVSAGYGEACWEPFLWTLGLCSLCGLILTRIPARKNRLQGRDGYAVVAMAWIVLCLFGAVPYVLSGAVPHYADALFETASGLTTTGATILTDVEAMPRGILFWRALTQWMGGMGVLVLFLALMPRTGAGAVHLMRAESPGPIKSKLLPHVSDTAKVLYGIYIGLTAAEIVALCLAGMDFYEAVLHSFSTISTGGFSTRNASIAAFGSPAITWIVAIFMFLSGINFSLIFISLRGHIRAALHSEELRLYTLLTLGSIGLIAASLMVQQSVPLGRALKDSVFNAVSTVTTTGFATADFAQWPVFGQMLLVILMFTGACAGSTSGGIKVSRILLLGKLLHREIKKILHPKHISVITVDGQLVEDRVVSSAAAYMVAYMILLLGGATLLAWDNLGFTESFTAVLTCLGNVGPGLGRLGPAGNFSPFSGFSKVVMSLLMLLGRLELMPILVMLSPRMWRER
- a CDS encoding DUF1287 domain-containing protein; translation: MEKRYSGRRRRRFRWLWLLMIPVLAAAGYTLWRFGPQRSYTAQQLGLTDLQSPNDADGDGVDDWTDVVLGARAYIATDPHYQSKYYAGGYPDDGLGVCTDVIWQALQAAGYDLKALVDADIAACPEAYPHITTPDSNIDFRRVNTLDTFFRRHAQVLTCGLSDGQQWQPGDIVVFGDRAHIGLCSDRRNRQGIPFLIHHGNPIDEAVERNDIPRMTVTGHFRWLG